A genomic region of Spea bombifrons isolate aSpeBom1 chromosome 9, aSpeBom1.2.pri, whole genome shotgun sequence contains the following coding sequences:
- the MSTO1 gene encoding protein misato homolog 1, with the protein MGEPCREVLTLQLGHYANFVGAHWWNLQDTVLSLPGEKVDHELCSDVLFRRGVTLKGLETYTPRLIALDLKGSLCSLREEGCLYEDLDATSSVPAWKGGLTRHQEEPPGEKPPLADLGHQSPRQERFARVPDAGDRGKRRGTEQNVSVWSDFLQLNLHPRSLCVVTEYNHEGETDGLESFGRGEALLRDSRYVAEIEDRLHFFTEECDYLQGFQILCDLHNGFSGVGARMVELLQDEYPGRGLLTWGTCPVDSGDTDLRKGLFRLMNTIMGIVQMAGHSSLFCPLTLNSNLGRRPGPPASFPHLLYDTRLQYHSSAVLALALDTVTAPYRLPSSHLSMAGLAENLNFCGRKVSSVSVSLPFPIGPDSCLPDALLPYMTSPPWTSLSACGNGGSSSGARCFSQSVVLRGVSKQRQISHGPAGVKQRSALQSLATGEEVLQHYVNSAFPGAVSAVNLLQQPARLGPSFPPFFSSSITKEGFTRSEPSREPPGVDSVPVLSALQTSTALHHTLRSLYEEIRRVDVRRCSSFFSAGVEEDAFQETLQELKSLSQCYSSTTGGDESDEEG; encoded by the exons GATACAGTTCTCAGCCTCCCGGGAGAGAAGGTGGACCACGAGCTCTGCAGCGATGTGTTGTTCAGACGGGGGGTAACCCTTAAGGGGCTGGAGACGTACACCCCGCGTCTCATTGCCCTTGATTTAAAAG GGAGTCTCTGCTCGTTGAGGGAAGAAGGCTGTTTGTATGAAGATCTCGACGCCACGAGCTCAGTGCCTGCCTG GAAAGGAGGGCTGACAAGACACCAAGAGGAACCCCCGGGGGAGAAGCCCCCTCTCGCAGACCTGGGGCACCAATCTCCGAGGCAGGAG cGGTTTGCGAGGGTTCCAGACGCGGGCGACAGAGGAAAGAGACGCGGCACGGAGCAGAATGTGAGCGTCTGGTCCGACTTCCTTCAACTAAACCTTCACCCCAGATCGCTGTGTGTCGTGACCGAGTATAACCACGAAGG GGAGACAGACGGGCTGGAATCATTTGGCCGCGGAGAGGCGCTGCTCCGGGACTCCCGTTACGTGGCAGAGATAGAAGATCGGCTCCATTTCTTTACGGAAGAGTGCGATTACCTGCAG GGATTTCAGATACTCTGCGATCTCCACAATGGCTTCTCTGGAGTCGGGGCCCGCATGGTAGAGCTTCTGCAAGATGAGTACCCGGGACGAGGGCTTCTGACTTGGGGCACCTGCCCTGTCGACTCAGGAGACACG GATCTGCGGAAGGGCCTGTTCCGGCTCATGAACACCATCATGGGGATCGTCCAGATGGCCGGCCACAGCTCGCTCTTCTGCCCTCTCACCTTAAATTCTAACCTGGGCCGGAGACCCGGCCCCCCGGCCTCCTTCCCGCACCTGCTGTACGAT ACTCGGCTCCAGTATCACAGCAGTGCGGTGCTGGCACTTGCCCTGGACACAGTAACTGCCCCCTACAGACTTCCCTCCTCTCACTTATCCATGGCGGGCTTGGCCGAGAACCTCAACTTCTGCGGACGGAAG GTCTCCTCGGTCTCCGTTTCACTTCCCTTTCCCATTGGACCGGATTCCTGCCTCCCTGATGCACTTCTGCCTTACATGACCTCTCCCCCGTGGACCTCTCTGTCTGCCTGCGGAAACGGCGGCAGCTCGAGCGGAGCCCGGTGCTTCTCCCAATCGGTAGTGCTGCGGGGGGTCAGCAAGCAGAGACAGATAAG TCATGGACCCGCCGGGGTAAAACAACGTTCAGCGCTGCAGTCGCTGGCCACCGGAGAGGAGGTCCTGCAGCATTACGTAAACAGCGCCTTCCCAGGGGCAGTTAG CGCCGTGAATCTGCTGCAACAACCCGCAAGATTGGGACCTTCCTTCCCTCCGTTCTTCTCTTCCTCCATCACCAAGGAAGGATTTACTCGGAGCGAACCCTCGCGGGAGCCACCAG GCGTGGACAGCGTTCCAGTGCTGTCTGCTCTCCAGACCTCCACAGCTCTCCATCACACGCTGCGCTCTTTGTACGAGGAGATCCGGAGGGTGGATGTGAGGCGCTGCTCCAGCTTCTTCAGCGCCGGGGTGGAAGAGGACGCGTTTCAGGAGACCCTGCAGGAACTGAAGAGTCTATCACAATGTTACTCGAGCACAACGGGGGGAGACGAAAGCGACGAGGAAGGCTGA